A single genomic interval of Coccidioides posadasii str. Silveira chromosome 1, complete sequence harbors:
- a CDS encoding uncharacterized protein (EggNog:ENOG410PHBC~COG:K~BUSCO:2194at33183), which produces MDTPTSTNLPAQCSSSGQGTTPGVDQPLPLFPTIWTPRFNQAAALLLPADATGGGAGTDGAAPSSPREPSPTATLPRASNPSRIRRRNRMITSCLECRRRKLKCDRLHPCSSCSKSKRDCLFLAPATDAASRMKLTELKNKIGSLERGLERDAAARQGVAIRREESGDAIQERGHDGPSQADGIVDVIGKDDSRLPVPDDEKDLEPTPLAVQDAAYDDDADDESLDLGFKLGRMRMTDRIGGLYRPMIADELSAALGTLHVSDTPQKFAPTPSVDPQLLQEMSAVGDNPYFEPSASYVAPSSAMFFDGPQRYMLADFLPTRVAGDRLLQQYWEAVHPIAKIAHRQTFEKQYNDFWINVSNGIEPAFSLQALVFAAMFSAVVSMSEDIILSTFGVPQKRLIENFQLGTEMALSKANFLKTTKVQTLQALVMYLIPMCREEISRAHSVLVGTAIRLAECMGLHRDPEEYGLGPVECHVRRMIWYQLCFLDIQTSLLQGPRHSIRREDFSTKFPVNMDDSEISSASTDSIVDAPRWTDMTYMRIRIECNELRRLLLVDRIRIEKRQVSLTQVLTKIEAFRKATCAKYGPFLFVPNPKPIHRAAQLMLSILLCRAYISVLHRYANGVSIRMPDRLHQILISSGTQMLEDSIQLETSPDLRVWAWYHGALNQYHVALLLLMEIFASPMRREADRIWRCLDYVFETSSLAPDLANEAGSQDVFQQRDAKARLILTALRDRMTVYREMRKLKIPRSMVDSKVLFSERESSGSYTEPPPLQRAVPKSLASRQTQGNDISVAFSSELPGTTRQQHCQRPADLSSLNESIESQPAFPQSDTYGQRVPMLSPPLAQPLIEPSFLIPGAMQQHSSLPRQPVRAASHDSDRVGSEDSSSSNLWFVSETGLGTAGAASSIENNGVPDAAPLFPQTASGKPTAAIDIDWVSSVVTNDTTNCSKHLCAYSHLSLLSQSPPYVGILRTKILTHKTFTTTLTAQDTNIIYPGRMGQTLPSRYQR; this is translated from the exons ATGGATACTCCAACTTCCACGAACCTGCCAGCCCAGTGCTCCTCCTCTGGGCAGGGCACCACCCCTGGCGTCGACCAgcctctccctctcttccctACTATATGGACTCCAAGGTTTAACCAAGCCGCTGCGTTGCTTCTTCCAGCCGACGCCACTGGGGGAGGCGCTGGGACCGATGGAGCAGCTCCCTCGTCGCCTAGAGAGCCCAGTCCCACGGCGACCTTACCCCGAGCCTCAAACCCCTCCAGAATCCGACGTCGCAACCGGATGATAACCTCCTGCCTCGAGTGCAGAAGGCGGAAGTTGAAATGCGACAGACTCCATCCGTGCTCCAGTTGCTCCAAGTCCAAACGCGACTGTCTCTTCCTGGCTCCGGCCACGGATGCGGCGTCGCGGATGAAGCTGACGGAGCTCAAAAATAAGATCGGGTCATTGGAGCGTGGTCTTGAGCGGGATGCAGCCGCGAGACAGGGGGTCGCGATTAGACGGGAAGAGTCTGGCGACGCTATCCAGGAAAGAGGCCACGATGGCCCCAGCCAAGCCGACGGGATTGTGGATGTAATAGGGAAAGACGATAGTCGGCTCCCGGTCCCGGATGATGAGAAGGACTTGGAACCTACACCGTTGGCCGTGCAGGATGCGGCATACGATGATGATGCCGATGACGAGTCGCTAGACCTAGGCTTCAAATTGGGACGAATGAGGATGACTGATAGGATTGGAGGACTTTATAGGCCAATGATTGCTGATGAG CTCTCGGCCGCTTTGGGGACACTGCATGTGTCTGATACGCCCCAAAAATTCGCACCAACTCCATCAGTAGATCCTCAGCTGCTGCAGGAGATGTCGGCAGTAGGAGACAACCCATATTTTGAACCCAGCGCTTCATATGTTGCTCCCAGTTCTGCGATGTTCTTTGACGGTCCCCAACGGTATATGTTGGCAGACTTTTTGCCGACAAGAGTGGCTGGCGACAGGCTGCTACAACAGTATTGGGAAGCGGTGCACCCTATTGCCAAAATTGCCCATCGTCAAACATTTGAAAAGCAGTACAATGACTTCTGGATAAATGTATCAAACGGGATTGAGCCGGCATTCTCTCTCCAAGCGCTTGTCTTCGCCGCGATGTTCAGTGCTGTCGTTAGCATGTCAGAAGATATCATTTTAAGCACATTTGGCGTCCCCCAGAAGCGGCTTATCGAGAATTTTCAACTGGGGACCGAGATGGCCCTAAGCAAAGCCAACTTCCTCAAAACGACCAAAGTGCAGACGCTTCAGGCATTGGTGATGTACCTG ATTCCGATGTGTCGAGAAGAGATCTCTCGAGCCCACTCCGTCCTTGTTGGGACGGCCATACGGTTAGCTGAGTGCATGGGACTTCATCGTGACCCAGAAGAGTATGGCCTTGGGCCGGTGGAATGCCATGTACGACGGATGATCTGGTACCAACTGTGTTTCCTTGATATCCAAACGAGCTTACTACAAGGACCACGTCATTCAATCCGGCGAGAGGATTTTTCGACCAAATTTCCAGTCAACATGGATGATTCCGAGATTTCCTCAGCTTCTACAGACTCCATTGTAGACGCCCCTCGATGGACGGATATGACCTATATGCGAATTCGGATTGAATGCAACGAGCTGCGTCGGCTCCTCCTTGTCGATAGGATCCGAATTGAGAAGAGGCAAGTCAGTCTAACTCAAGTACTTACGAAAATCGAGGCTTTTCGAAAAGCCACCTGTGCCAAATACGGTCCTTTCCTTTTCGTACCCAATCCCAAGCCCATCCACCGAGCTGCGCAGCTCATGCTATCTATTCTCCTGTGTCGCGCATACATATCGGTGTTGCATCGTTACGCAAACGGTGTTTCTATCCGCATGCCGGATCGATTGCATCAAATCCTCATCAGCAGCGGTACCCAAATGCTCGAAGACTCGATCCAACTTGAAACTTCCCCAGACTTACGCGTTTGGGCATGGTATCATGGTGCTTTAAACCAATATCATGTCGCATTGCTCCTTCTTATGGAGATTTTCGCTTCTCCAATGCGACGAGAAGCCGATCGGATATGGCGGTGCTTGGACTATGTTTTTGAGACGTCGTCGTTGGCGCCCGACCTGGCTAACGAAGCTGGCTCCCAGGATGTATTTCAGCAGCGGGATGCAAAGGCTCGTCTTATCTTGACCGCTTTACGCGATAGAATGACTGTATATCGGGAGATGAGAAAGCTGAAAATTCCAAGAAGCATGGTTGATTCAAAGGTTCTGTTCTCAGAGCGAGAAAGTTCTGGAAGCTACACAGAACCGCCTCCTCTCCAGAGAGCAGTACCGAAATCGTTGGCATCCCGTCAAACCCAAGGTAATGATATCTCTGTGGCTTTCTCGAGCGAATTGCCCGGTACTACCAGGCAGCAACATTGTCAGAGGCCTGCggatctttcttctttaaatGAAAGCATTGAAAGCCAGCCGGCATTCCCGCAGTCGGATACTTACGGTCAGCGGGTGCCAATGTTATCACCACCTCTTGCCCAGCCGCTCATCGAGCCTTCTTTCTTGATACCGGGCGCTATGCAACAACACTCTTCACTGCCCAGGCAGCCTGTGAGAGCGGCGAGTCATGATTCTGACCGAGTTGGGTCTGAGGATTCAAGTAGTTCCAACTTGTGGTTTGTCTCTGAAACAGGACTGGGGACAGCCGGAGCTGCTTCGTCGATCGAAAACAATGGTGTACCAGATGCCGCTCCTCTATTTCCACAGACAGCCAGCGGAAAACCTACTGCAGCAATTGATATTGACTGGGTAAGTAGCGTTGTAACGAATGATACCACTAATTGCAGCAAGCATCTGTGCGCTTATTCGCACTTGAGCTTGCTATCGCAATCGCCGCCCTATGTCGGTATCCTGAGGACCAAGATTCTTACACACAAAACTTTCACAACTACTCTTACAGCGCAAGATACTAATATAATTTACCCAGGGCGAATGGGACAAACTCTTCCCAGCAGATACCAACGGTGA
- a CDS encoding uncharacterized protein (SECRETED:SignalP(1-19)~EggNog:ENOG410PP6V~COG:S~TransMembrane:3 (n4-11c15/16o25-41i284-305o317-334i)~BUSCO:9388at33183), with the protein MASLLVLLSLLSLLALVVPIPRSTVFPILTHAVAFSIPILFRQCSRRRQRRAASRATTGSGEYGTETTGLYGLDHAVLNARLKFPPDKMWMNMGYWRDATELPEACEALVERILQSAGLLNQMRENYELPGRKNSGLVKRVLLDLGFGCGEQTLYLMNRTFTGTVDTKGDRQENMPASLFQRYVGITLDKTQYEFANSRVTASRHHDGENGRCSNQTRPHGPETVQLFCGDAANPSSWSSELRQAIDIAFAQEKEQHGNHPINTERYVLALDTAYHFRPSRRDIFRYTHSVLHAHFLAFDIFLAAPSSRLRSVLNNLLLRLLTPSLSAPFSNFVTPTTYKSQLRDAGYAEENIMIEDITEHVFPGLADFLERKDQQLISFGLSGFSKWRISGWLFRWLSSGGILRAGIVVAKWAGKTQD; encoded by the exons ATGGCTTCGCTTTTGGTTCTCCTGTCCCTTCTAAGCCTCCTAGCCCTTGTTGTCCCCATTCCTCGGTCGACGGTTTTTCCTATCCTCACTCATGCCGTCGCGTTCTCGATCCCAATATTATTCAGGCAATGCTCAAGAAGGCGACAAAGGCGCGCGGCGAGCAGAGCCACCACCGGCAGCGGTGAGTATGGCACCGAAACCACCGGACTGTATGGCCTGGACCATGCTGTTCTCAATGCTCGGTTGAAATTTCCGCCGGACAAGATGTGGATGAATATGGGCTATTGGAGG GACGCGACAGAGTTGCCAGAAGCATGCGAAGCCCTGGTAGAACGAATACTCCAATCTGCAGGGCTTCTGAACCAGATGCGGGAAAACTATGAATTGCCCGGCCGTAAGAATTCGGGCTTGGTGAAGAGAGTATTGCTTGACCTTGGATTCGGATGCGGCGAGCAGACATTATATTTGATGAACAGGACTTTTACAGGGACTGTTGATACGAAAGGAGATCGGCAGGAGAATATGCCTGCTTCATTATTCCAGCGTTACGTGGGTATCACGCTGGATAAAACACAATATGAGTTTGCAAATTCCAGAGTAACAGCATCCAGGCATCACGACGGGGAGAATGGGAGGTGCTCAAACCAGACCCGGCCGCATGGTCCAGAAACCGTCCAGCTGTTTTGCGGGGACGCCGCAAATCCGTCCTCATGGTCTAGCGAATTACGACAAGCCATAGATATCGCTTTTGCGCAAGAAAAGGAGCAACATGGCAATCATCCAATCAATACCGAACGATATGTGCTCGCTCTCGACACTGCGTACCATTTTAGACCATCCCGTCGCGATATTTTCCGGTATACTCACTCGGTGCTCCATGCTCACTTTCTTGCATTCGACATCTTCCTCGCAGCACCTTCATCTCGCCTAAGATCAGTCTTGAATAATTTGCTTTTGCGGTTACTTACGCCTTCTCTCTCAGCTCCATTTTCTAATTTCGTTACGCCAACCACATACAAATCACAGTTGCGGGACGCAGGTTATGCTGAAGAGAACATTATGATAGAGGATATCACAGAACATGTGTTCCCTGGCCTGGCAGACTTTTTGGAGCGAAAAGATCAGCAATTAATTTCATTTGGGCTCTCCGGGTTTTCCAAGTGGAGAATCTCGGGGTGGCTATTTAGATGGCTGTCTTCTGGGGGTATACTTAGAGCAGGAATTGTGGTTGCGAAATGGGCTGGTAAAACACAGGACTAA
- a CDS encoding uncharacterized protein (EggNog:ENOG410PRWN~COG:S) has translation MPIRLARYSDTPTIGSIFAAGFYDEEVVGVILHPYRDQFPQDFVAHWYHRCRERFWDHSMVYLVSYETDPASGKEVLTGAAEWKRQGLGWEKVWGLWGWWDPRRLIRPVFAFMNFLANTFFPNRAAAKPPNMTPTTFAPTTIPFVNHILSFPSYRNNCWALSCLAVLPQYQNRGYGRELAAWGVAKAKKEGILASVVASKGKERFYQRCGFSELVGWLTDGKENPLKKLGVQGGAILFTPPSPGLEEE, from the exons ATGCCTATCCGTCTCGCTCGATATTCCGATACTCCTACCATAGGATCCATCTTTGCAGCTGGATTTTACGATGAAGAAGTAGTGGGAGTCATTCTTCATCCATATAGGGACCAGTTCCCGCAAGACTTCGTGGCGCATTGGTACCATCGATGTCGAGAAAGGTTCTGGGACCATTCCATGGTGTACTTGGTGAGCTATGAGACGGATCCAGCCTCAGGAAAGGAGGTTCTGACGGGGGCGGCGGAATGGAAACGTCAAGGTCTGGGATGGGAGAAGGTATGGGGCTTATGGGGATGGTGGGATCCAA GGCGTCTCATCAGGCCCGTTTTCGCCTTCATGAATTTCCTTGCCAATACCTTCTTCCCCAACCGCGCCGCCGCAAAGCCCCCGAACATGACTCCTACGACTTTCGCACCGACGACCATCCCCTTTGTCAACCACATCCTCTCTTTCCCTTCTTATCGTAATAACTGCTGGGCTTTGTCTTGCCTTGCTGTGCTTCCGCAGTATCAGAATCGCGGCTATGGGCGAGAACTGGCTGCCTGGGGGGTTGCGAAAGCGAAGAAAGAAGGCATCCTTGCTAGTGTGGTGGCTTCAAAGGGAAAAGAACGCTTCTATCAACGCTGCGGTTTCTCGGAGCTGGTGGGATGGTTAACGGACGGAAAAGAGAATCCTCTGAAGAAGTTGGGCGTCCAAGGCGGTGCCATTCTCTTCACACCACCCAGCCCTGGGTTAGAGGAGGAATAA
- a CDS encoding uncharacterized protein (EggNog:ENOG410PS39), protein MDISQTVASWLSLAATVIGLGSIVTQFGSLIDSADPFRALRDLRHLGRWMLHQPHIPWYRVLKPPPVGPVIAANLPHGLCGRKTVHISRLPLTQPAGKAGWSVILAVIHSPPSQEYESGSYFIQPSKEHTGDMKHITTIIRESLVDVSKGTWDDLPLRPLLKHRRSSCVVISRTTLMALFCVTNARPAFRHSGASGFRAAYPSYCGQWLVEWPLGDIAHVKFAAHDSHAHSRDVYPMKFQSRVDRCLQMLAGVVYSSGPTSFKCAFPGRKSSGQWILKYAVRGFGGAHGGRHLYNMIGGNVNEVDFLSMKPLGDSDIISNMIRLDLPSSEGNNHVVDLFVPEEEARALNRALDCLPWSSLSWSIHRGMRDILVAFAKPRMDRYRDQLAETLRSAVDRWPEKLVARGWDAQFIRRDMAHMATSAVAAGSGNSGDVVRIVTDIAMILWDGTTAELDETTFWRYDDPVESSPVLSPMAVVALVKCFVLEWSVDLDYQMYHDLPLELYLG, encoded by the coding sequence ATGGATATTTCACAAACAGTTGCTTCCTGGCTTTCTCTGGCCGCAACGGTAATCGGCTTGGGCTCCATCGTGACCCAATTCGGGAGCCTCATCGATTCTGCAGATCCTTTCCGTGCTTTGAGAGACCTTCGGCATTTGGGCAGATGGATGCTCCATCAGCCGCATATTCCATGGTATCGCGTTCTCAAACCACCTCCCGTTGGCCCTGTCATCGCTGCCAATCTGCCCCATGGGCTCTGCGGTCGGAAGACGGTACACATCAGTCGCTTACCACTGACACAGCCAGCTGGGAAGGCTGGCTGGTCAGTGATACTTGCAGTCATACACTCTCCTCCAAGCCAGGAGTACGAAAGCGGATCATACTTCATTCAGCCCTCCAAAGAGCACACTGGAGATATGAAGCACATAACGACCATCATCCGTGAATCACTGGTGGACGTTTCGAAGGGCACATGGGACGACCTTCCTTTACGGCCTCTTCTCAAGCACAGACGCTCCTCATGCGTAGTCATTTCTCGCACAACCCTAATGGCGCTCTTCTGCGTGACCAATGCTCGACCGGCATTCAGGCATAGCGGCGCTTCTGGCTTTCGCGCAGCATACCCATCCTACTGCGGACAGTGGCTTGTGGAATGGCCCCTTGGAGACATTGCACATGTCAAATTTGCTGCTCACGATTCGCATGCACACTCGAGGGATGTTTATCCCATGAAGTTTCAAAGCAGAGTAGATAGGTGTCTGCAAATGCTCGCCGGAGTGGTGTATTCATCAGGACCTACCTCTTTCAAATGTGCCTTTCCAGGACGAAAGTCGTCCGGGCAATGGATTCTGAAGTACGCGGTTAGAGGATTTGGCGGTGCGCATGGCGGCAGACATCTCTACAATATGATAGGAGGCAACGTGAATGAGGTGGACTTTCTCTCGATGAAGCCGTTAGGTGATAGTGACATAATAAGCAACATGATTAGGCTCGACCTGCCTAGCAGTGAAGGCAATAATCATGTTGTTGATTTATTTGTCCCTGAAGAGGAGGCTAGAGCTCTCAATCGAGCCCTCGATTGTCTCCCTTGGTCCTCTCTCTCCTGGTCGATTCATCGGGGCATGCGCGATATCCTTGTTGCATTTGCTAAACCGAGAATGGATCGATATCGAGATCAGTTAGCTGAAACCCTTCGCTCCGCGGTGGATAGATGGCCGGAGAAATTGGTTGCTCGAGGGTGGGATGCCCAGTTCATCAGACGGGATATGGCACATATGGCTACCAGTGCTGTTGCAGCTGGTAGCGGGAACTCCGGTGATGTGGTCAGAATTGTTACAGATATAGCGATGATCCTGTGGGATGGCACAACTGCAGAACTTGATGAGACGACCTTTTGGAGATATGACGACCCTGTCGAGAGTTCTCCTGTTCTCAGTCCAATGGCTGTCGTCGCTCTCGTTAAGTGCTTCGTTTTGGAATGGAGTGTTGACTTGGACTACCAGATGTACCACGATTTACCTCTGGAACTGTACCTAGGATGA
- a CDS encoding uncharacterized protein (EggNog:ENOG410PSFU) translates to MTPSNIVTEFIYFTLKSDVKPEDRENDDGRLFLSALNTVKQSCGYLSSFWGRTIENENNIVWIIEWNDTTGCVPLSLLAPIIEPDTTPIALHTTLTPPPNGLFTNASVIELAVLAFPQDLSPPERTSLNNNLINFRSICLQLRESEPPSAFLMGWVERPGSVPHQGSESGKAQLVVFVVEWESKEQHEMARKAAEFGRSIAPIREKMLPPINILQMRHVKLQPVM, encoded by the exons ATGACCCCATCGAATATAGTCACGGAATTCATCTATTTCACATTAAAGTCAGATGTCAAGCCAGAAGACCGCGAAAATGATGATGGCAGATTGTTCCTCAGCGCATTAAACACCGTCAAACAAAGCTGTGGATATCTAAGTTCATTCTGGGGTCGAACGATCGAGAATGAGaacaatattgtttggaTTATCG AATGGAATGACACAACCGGCTGCGTTCCCCTTTCTCTGCTCGCTCCCATTATCGAACCAGATACCACTCCAATTGCTCTCCACACCACCCTCACTCCGCCGCCAAACGGCCTCTTCACCAATGCTTCAGTCATCGAATTGGCTGTCCTTGCATTCCCACAAGATCTCAGCCCGCCCGAAAGGACCTCCTTAAACAATAATCTGATCAACTTCCGCTCCATATGTCTCCAACTGAGAGAGTCCGAGCCCCCAAGCGCCTTTTTAATGGGCTGGGTCGAGCGACCAGGCAGCGTTCCGCATCAGGGAAGTGAGTCCGGAAAAGCACAACTGGTAGTCTTTGTCGTCGAATGGGAGAGTAAGGAACAGCACGAAATGGCaagaaaagcagcagagtttgGCAGATCCATTGCGCCAATAAGGGAGAAGATGTTACCCCCTATCAACATTCTGCAGATGAGGCATGTCAAGTTGCAGCCCGTTATGTGA
- a CDS encoding uncharacterized protein (EggNog:ENOG410PJ6M~COG:A~BUSCO:7008at33183) produces MSASPTSAVASTKRPLEDPSSPSGPTDQPDAKRQALDKVVKGDEQEVKGDQDNTKIEENNKVEPTAETDGAAQNNVQDGQGDLVVPDAPNNGKSSPTAPLETQPIQSTASHNDRATSQAPGQSHGTQDETGFIHIRAVISSAEAATCIGKGGENVSQIRRLSGAKCTVSDYTRGAVERILTVSGPQDAVAKAFGLIIRTLNNEPLDSPSTAQSKTYPLRLLIPHILIGSIIGKSGVRIREIQEHSGARLNASDSCLPLSTERSLVILGVADAVHIATYYVAATLVEQLTERFGGPAASAYATRSGGPAGVVPGGMQVVPYVPQPAGGQYGHPDSFKRHHPQANRAMSTGYGVPYMHGPGPSPHGMQQPIHYNASPRQGYTGAGPHQPAPYGAPQPPHSHGTPAQPMGAPVAGGPLTQQIFIPNDMVGAIIGKGGAKINEIRHLSGSVIKINEPQDNSNERLVTITGTQECNQMALYMLYSRLESEKHRI; encoded by the exons ATGTCGGCTTCGCCAACCTCCGCCGTCGCATCTACGAAGCGACCTCTCGAGGACCCATCCTCGCCTTCTGGTCCAACCGATCAGCCGGATGCCAAACGTCAGGCATTAGATAAAGTAGTTAAAGGTGACGAGCAGGAGGTCAAAGGGGACCAGGATAACACGAAGATCgaggaaaataataaagtCGAGCCTACCGCCGAAACCGATGGCGCAGCCCAGAACAACGTCCAGGATGGTCAAGGTGATCTAGTGGTTCCTGATGCCCCTAACAATGGAAAGTCTTCCCCAACTGCTCCTTTGGAGACTCAACCTATTCAGTCTACAGCCTCACACAATGACCGTGCAACCTCCCAAGCACCTGGTCAATCCCACGGAACACAGGATGAAACCGGGTTTATTCACATCCGTGCTGTTATTTCAAGTGCTGAAGCTGCCACCTGCATTGGTAAAGGTGGAGAAAATGTTTCTCAGATTCGCCGTCTCTCTGGTGCTAAATGTACCGTCAGCGATTACACCCGTGGTGCAGTCGAGAGAATCCTGACTGTTAGCGGTCCTCAAGATGCAGTTGCAAAG GCGTTTGGGTTGATTATTCGTACATTGAACAATGAACCTCTGGATTCGCCATCTACAGCTCAGTCCAAGACCTATCCCCTTCGCCTGCTTATTCCCCATATCCTCATTGGCTCAATCATCGGCAAGTCTGGCGTTCGCATCCGCGAAATTCAAGAGCACTCTGGTGCACGCCTCAATGCCTCAGATTCCTGCCTTCCCTTATCCACTGAACGATCCCTTGTTATCCTTGGTGTTGCTGACGCCGTTCACATTGCCACCTACTACGTTGCCGCCACTTTGGTTGAGCAGCTGACAGAAAGGTTCGGTGGACCTGCGGCCTCAGCATATGCAACCCGAAGTGGTGGTCCCGCAGGTGTTGTTCCCGGTGGCATGCAAGTAGTTCCCTATGTTCCGCAACCCGCTGGTGGACAATATGGCCATCCAGACAGCTTCAAGCGACACCATCCCCAGGCCAATCGCGCGATGTCTACCGGCTATGGAGTGCCATATATGCATGGACCTGGTCCAAGTCCGCACGGTATGCAGCAGCCTATTCATTATAACGCCTCCCCCCGCCAAGGCTACACTGGGGCTGGACCGCATCAGCCCGCTCCCTACGGAGCTCCTCAACCTCCTCACAGTCATGGAACGCCGGCTCAACCAATGGGAGCTCCTGTTGCTGGCGGCCCATTGACCCAGCAAATTTTCATTCCCAACGACATGGTTGGTGCTATCATCGGAAAGGGAGGTGCCAAGATCAATGAAATCCGCCACCTTAGCGGGAGCGTCATCAAGATTAATGAGCCCCAGGACAATAGCAATGAGCGTCTGGTGACCATCACTGGAACCCAGGAGTGCAACCAAATGGCCCTCTACATGCTCTACTCGAGACTTG AGAGCGAGAAACATCGCATTTAA
- a CDS encoding uncharacterized protein (EggNog:ENOG410PNXN~COG:S~BUSCO:10871at33183), which yields MSLPAEVVQKIQDFAKRCNEFETQREQEFTGASHPGNYGKELDATLKSLQEQAERQESTLNRLRARSPLDLPRPDLDPATRLAQTRRAAAAYRSLTAKQPELPAPGSPLTGLLVFRDSIRLIRELKASISAVTQDLVANRERLNTEEANLRDARMITAELRRRLEAVQTQQQQEARKKKKPSQLAKELIQKERNREAELDRRTAELKVALKSFVDEHLASMLAAEDLGGPVVGDQADISDSTLEAGYTAHGKEKKPKTKHVDDADSRQQRIDDLVRRRASGVEGPASTVNNRRDASAAEFHALIDRLLDAASTSSYIELEKDSAVSRFLVKAKVAQFHPRDSRKLRLVDVARDISD from the exons ATGAGCTTGCCGGCAGAGGTTGTGCAGAAGATCCAGGACTTTGCCAAACGTTGCAATGAATTTGAGACGCAACGCGAGCAAGAGTTCACTGGCGCAAGTCACCCCGGTAACTATGGAAAGGAGCTCGATGCAACCCTGAAGAGTCTACAGGAGCAGGCTGAAAGACAAGAATCTACACTGAATAGA CTGCGAGCAAGGAGTCCTCTCGATCTCCCTCGACCAGATCTAGACCCCGCGACCCGCCTTGCGCAAACTCGTCGAGCTGCTGCTGCCTACCGATCTCTCACTGCCAAACAACCAGAGCTGCCCGCACCTGGCTCCCCTCTCACTGGCCTTTTGGTGTTCCGGGATTCCATCCGATTGATTCGAGAGCTCAAAGCCAGCATCTCGGCCGTCACGCAAGATCTCGTCGCGAACCGCGAGCGATTGAACACGGAAGAAGCAAATCTCCGGGATGCGCGAATGATTACAGCAGAATTGCGAAGAAGGTTGGAGGCCGTGCAAACCCAGCAACAACAAGAagcgaggaagaagaagaaacctTCACAACTCGCCAAGGAGCTCATTCAGAAGGAGCGAAACAGAGAAGCAGAGCTCGACAGAAGGACGGCCGAGTTAAAGGTTGCATTGAAGAGTTTTGTTGACGAGCACCTTGCTTCCATGTTGGCAGCTGAAGATCTGGGTGGACCCGTGGTCGGTGACCAGGCCGATATCTCGGACAGCACACTTGAAGCTGGGTATACAGCTCATGGCAAGGAGAAGAAGCCCAAAACAAAGCATGTAGATGATGCGGATTCGAGGCAGCAGCGGATTGATGACCTTGTTCGCCGTCGAGCTAGCGGTGTTGAGGGGCCAGCTTCGACTGTCAACAATAGAAGGGATGCTTCGGCAGCGGAGTTTCACGCCTTGATTGACAGGCTATTGGATGCAGCATCAACTTCATCCTATATCGAGCTTGAAAAGGATTCTGCTGTATCAAGGTTCCTTGTCAAAGCCAAAGTGGCGCAATTCCATCCAAGAGACTCGCGAAAATTACGACTGGTGGATGTTGCGAGAGATATATCTGACTAA